In a genomic window of Gadus chalcogrammus isolate NIFS_2021 chromosome 17, NIFS_Gcha_1.0, whole genome shotgun sequence:
- the LOC130369646 gene encoding uncharacterized protein LOC130369646 isoform X2 has translation MERGERLVCHEELSVQQTPDTISIKIEEDIGGGIPAVEDCDAFGDRSTQRGATSESLGVDAPGSSHMSSHSGELRILSVYGKGEGPLAVDGHDTLFTSSEVEPLNSLSADHSTAKSLERGEWLVRHEELSVQIPSTNTTKTAKKRGKTLVERTATKREAERARNKTRVNIGVAYERWRELCDLRNLKSDAEMATFLIDSYENLTSPTSSTPCKRRRNLPLPQASSIHSETLLDRADDFLDAEDVEDTNPATTFQSMATSISPQVNDIEVITEEEFNDIRNSTIGWADNTWEDDSGEDDSWYPEMEMDNGSSSEEEEMMGEDCECSDDSDIDYVPYLCVRTGGALQKSKWLDTLPAVGLEETVHDLDDGHNSSEVIPPLPEKTQVLCKEDIIGQPASIVYHSCLKQLAQYLVLPIPKCNTKDPVTDAECGALRPFEVKITSRGTSVVVEWICHQGHSVWRWNSQPTLKYGMHAGDFMLSSNILLSGNNYGKVALLFKFMNLGIVHRTTFFKIQDAYCFDAIEDDWDDKRSAIITRLKSKCSGPW, from the exons aagactgtgatgcctttggagaccgtagcacgcagcgcggcgccacctcggagagtctgggtgtggacgcccctggctcctcccacatgtccagtcacagcggggagttgcggatcctgagcgtctacggtaaaggggagggcccactggcggtggacggccatgacaccctcttcacctcgTCAGAAGTGGAgcccctgaactcgctgtctgcggaccacagcacggccaagagcctggagcgcggcgagtgGCTGGTCCgccacgaggagctgagtgtgcag ATACCATCAACTAACACCACTAAGACAGcgaaaaaaagaggaaagacaCTTGTTGAAAGGACAGCTACTAaaagggaggcggagagagcTCGAAATAAAACCAGAGTAAACATCGGCGTGGCTTatgagcgatggagagagttATGTGACCTGAGAAACTTAAAATCGGACGCTGAGATGGCTACATTTCTTATAGACAG TTATGAGAACCTCACATCCCCTACTTCATCCACACCATGCAAGCGCAGGAGAAACCTGCCTCTTCCCCAAGCTTCAAGCATTCATTCAGAGACACTCTTAGACAG AGCCGATGACTTCTTGGATGCTGAAGATGTAGAGGACACCAATCCTGCCACTACCTTTCAAAGTATGGCTACAAG taTTTCTCCACAGGTAAATGACATTGAAGTCATAACTGAAGAAGAATTTAATGACATCCGGAACTCTAC AATTGGCTGGGCCGATAACACCTGGGAAGATGACAGTGGAGAAGATGACAGTTGGTACCCAGAAATGGAGATGGACAATGGGTCATCttcagaggaggaagaaatgATGGGGGAAGACTGTGAATGCAGTGATGACAGTGACATCGATTACGTGCCTTATCTCTGTGTGCG GACTGGTGGAGCTCTCCAAAAGAGCAAATGGCTGGACACATTACCAGCTGTTGGTCTGGAGGAGACTGTTCATGACCTTGATGATGGACACAATTCCTCAGAAGTGATACCACCGCTACCAGAGAAGACCCAAGTCCTCTGCAAGGAAGATATAATTGGACAACCAGCTTCCATTGTCTACCATAGCTGTCTTAAACAGCTGGCTCAGTATCTTGTCTTACCAATCCCCAAGTGCAACACAAAGGACCCAGTAACTGATGCTGAATGTGGAGCACTTAGACCATTTGAGGTGAAAATAACTTCCAGGGGCACATCAGTTGTCGTGGAATGG atATGTCATCAGGGTCACAGTGTCTGGAGGTGGAACTCCCAGCCCACTCTAAAATATGGGATGCATGCAGGTGACTTCATGTTGTCCTCGAACATCCTACTCTCTGGGAACAACTACGGGAAGGTGGCTCTGCTGTTCAAATTCATGAACTTGGGAATAGTACACAGAACCACATTCTTTAAAATCCAGGACGCCTACTGCTTTGACGCCATCGAGGACGACTGGGATGACAAGAGGTCAGCCATTATTACCCGGCTGAAATCAAAGTGTAGTGGCCCTTG GTGA
- the LOC130369646 gene encoding uncharacterized protein LOC130369646 isoform X3 — MPAVEDCDAFGDRSTQRGATSESLGVDAPGSSHMSSHSGELRILSVYGKGEGPLAVDGHDTLFTSSEVEPLNSLSADHSTAKSLERGEWLVRHEELSVQIPSTNTTKTAKKRGKTLVERTATKREAERARNKTRVNIGVAYERWRELCDLRNLKSDAEMATFLIDSYENLTSPTSSTPCKRRRNLPLPQASSIHSETLLDRADDFLDAEDVEDTNPATTFQSMATSISPQVNDIEVITEEEFNDIRNSTIGWADNTWEDDSGEDDSWYPEMEMDNGSSSEEEEMMGEDCECSDDSDIDYVPYLCVRTGGALQKSKWLDTLPAVGLEETVHDLDDGHNSSEVIPPLPEKTQVLCKEDIIGQPASIVYHSCLKQLAQYLVLPIPKCNTKDPVTDAECGALRPFEVKITSRGTSVVVEWICHQGHSVWRWNSQPTLKYGMHAGDFMLSSNILLSGNNYGKVALLFKFMNLGIVHRTTFFKIQDAYCFDAIEDDWDDKRSAIITRLKSKCSGPW; from the exons atgcctgctgtag aagactgtgatgcctttggagaccgtagcacgcagcgcggcgccacctcggagagtctgggtgtggacgcccctggctcctcccacatgtccagtcacagcggggagttgcggatcctgagcgtctacggtaaaggggagggcccactggcggtggacggccatgacaccctcttcacctcgTCAGAAGTGGAgcccctgaactcgctgtctgcggaccacagcacggccaagagcctggagcgcggcgagtgGCTGGTCCgccacgaggagctgagtgtgcag ATACCATCAACTAACACCACTAAGACAGcgaaaaaaagaggaaagacaCTTGTTGAAAGGACAGCTACTAaaagggaggcggagagagcTCGAAATAAAACCAGAGTAAACATCGGCGTGGCTTatgagcgatggagagagttATGTGACCTGAGAAACTTAAAATCGGACGCTGAGATGGCTACATTTCTTATAGACAG TTATGAGAACCTCACATCCCCTACTTCATCCACACCATGCAAGCGCAGGAGAAACCTGCCTCTTCCCCAAGCTTCAAGCATTCATTCAGAGACACTCTTAGACAG AGCCGATGACTTCTTGGATGCTGAAGATGTAGAGGACACCAATCCTGCCACTACCTTTCAAAGTATGGCTACAAG taTTTCTCCACAGGTAAATGACATTGAAGTCATAACTGAAGAAGAATTTAATGACATCCGGAACTCTAC AATTGGCTGGGCCGATAACACCTGGGAAGATGACAGTGGAGAAGATGACAGTTGGTACCCAGAAATGGAGATGGACAATGGGTCATCttcagaggaggaagaaatgATGGGGGAAGACTGTGAATGCAGTGATGACAGTGACATCGATTACGTGCCTTATCTCTGTGTGCG GACTGGTGGAGCTCTCCAAAAGAGCAAATGGCTGGACACATTACCAGCTGTTGGTCTGGAGGAGACTGTTCATGACCTTGATGATGGACACAATTCCTCAGAAGTGATACCACCGCTACCAGAGAAGACCCAAGTCCTCTGCAAGGAAGATATAATTGGACAACCAGCTTCCATTGTCTACCATAGCTGTCTTAAACAGCTGGCTCAGTATCTTGTCTTACCAATCCCCAAGTGCAACACAAAGGACCCAGTAACTGATGCTGAATGTGGAGCACTTAGACCATTTGAGGTGAAAATAACTTCCAGGGGCACATCAGTTGTCGTGGAATGG atATGTCATCAGGGTCACAGTGTCTGGAGGTGGAACTCCCAGCCCACTCTAAAATATGGGATGCATGCAGGTGACTTCATGTTGTCCTCGAACATCCTACTCTCTGGGAACAACTACGGGAAGGTGGCTCTGCTGTTCAAATTCATGAACTTGGGAATAGTACACAGAACCACATTCTTTAAAATCCAGGACGCCTACTGCTTTGACGCCATCGAGGACGACTGGGATGACAAGAGGTCAGCCATTATTACCCGGCTGAAATCAAAGTGTAGTGGCCCTTG GTGA